From one Streptomyces sp. NBC_01478 genomic stretch:
- a CDS encoding FAD-dependent oxidoreductase, which produces MVSDEKADVVVIGSGMGGLAAARAVAQFGGKKVLVLEQHYTLGGMTHEFSRAGRYRFGTGLHYMSASAGPFLGFMTDGRAQLSPLPDEYDTLHFPEFDFAVPATKERFRARLKERFPAEADAIDGFFRTTRWAMAGLTARNVLASFPAGLRKAGAPAVERLFPSAYRSLRDQVARSFRDPQLRAVLAARWGLYGTEPASSAFGYHAAVPLTFFMEGTAHPVGGPQELNRVVLEILQRYGVVLRSRQTVHKVVVENGQVVGVDVEDTATGRRYRVRTNTVVSAAGVRNTYSLIGQSHELAELPEERSAVMLFLGLGRSPAEFGLCGENHWFMPDLDEHDSIRRAPGEGTLYVSFASLNNPAARFHTVELLELVDPKVVDQWRGTPENERPDSYRTFKDELTERLLARLEERWPGLRETVAFAELATPLSFETYQHSVLGSFYGLAATPQRLRSARAGCRTPVKGLFVAGQDAWGSGVVGALAGGLMAANAVLKPRQLGTMWQAIRSGGVAREPATPWEGYLRVAGIEVLTPTVRRIRFEPLVGDAMPFSFAAGQYVKVELPVAVEPIERSYSICSSPEENGSVEIAVKHEPDGLGSGFLHEELEAGLALRVSGPHGEFTWEPGAEEGTLLLIAGGVGITPLMSILLAAADAGHTGRIVLLASYRAEEEVLFGPEIAALRSRLPGLEVSVLTTDRTARIGLDELLPHADPTPRVHLCGPAPMMQELIGSLTELGVPRAAIRTEAFVSGRSKETRREKAHAVAVAAAAAGVTEFMIGAVGGAPAFACRPGQSVLDAANAVGVALPQSCGEGACGTCRVRVVSGPYETDDRGMFSADELAAGWRLACQTLPTGDLVIGQ; this is translated from the coding sequence ATGGTGTCGGACGAGAAAGCCGACGTGGTGGTGATCGGGTCGGGTATGGGGGGTCTCGCGGCGGCGCGCGCGGTCGCGCAGTTCGGCGGGAAGAAGGTTCTCGTCCTCGAACAGCACTACACGCTCGGCGGGATGACGCACGAGTTCTCCCGCGCCGGGCGCTACCGGTTCGGCACCGGCCTGCACTACATGAGCGCGAGCGCCGGCCCGTTCCTCGGGTTCATGACGGACGGGCGGGCGCAGCTCTCGCCTCTGCCCGACGAGTACGACACACTGCACTTCCCGGAGTTCGACTTCGCCGTTCCCGCCACGAAGGAACGGTTCCGTGCCCGGCTGAAGGAACGGTTCCCGGCCGAGGCCGACGCGATCGACGGCTTCTTCCGGACCACCCGCTGGGCCATGGCCGGGCTGACCGCGCGCAACGTGCTCGCATCGTTCCCCGCCGGGCTGCGCAAAGCTGGTGCGCCCGCCGTCGAGCGACTCTTCCCGTCGGCGTACCGGTCTTTGCGGGACCAGGTGGCCCGCAGCTTCCGCGATCCGCAGCTACGGGCCGTTCTGGCCGCGCGATGGGGGCTCTACGGCACTGAGCCGGCGTCGAGCGCGTTCGGCTATCACGCGGCGGTTCCGCTGACCTTCTTCATGGAAGGCACCGCACATCCTGTGGGCGGCCCGCAGGAGCTCAACCGGGTCGTGCTGGAGATCCTTCAGCGGTACGGCGTGGTGCTGCGCTCCCGGCAGACTGTCCATAAGGTCGTCGTCGAGAATGGCCAGGTGGTCGGCGTCGATGTCGAGGACACCGCCACCGGCCGCCGCTATCGCGTGCGGACGAACACCGTTGTCTCGGCGGCCGGAGTGCGCAACACATACTCCCTGATCGGGCAGAGTCATGAACTGGCCGAGCTGCCCGAGGAGCGGTCGGCGGTCATGCTGTTTCTCGGCCTGGGCCGGTCGCCGGCCGAGTTCGGGTTGTGCGGCGAGAACCACTGGTTCATGCCGGATCTCGACGAACACGACAGCATCCGGCGTGCTCCCGGGGAAGGCACGCTGTACGTCTCGTTCGCCTCGCTCAACAACCCGGCGGCCCGCTTCCACACGGTGGAGTTGCTGGAACTGGTCGACCCGAAGGTGGTCGACCAGTGGCGCGGGACGCCGGAGAACGAACGGCCGGACAGCTACCGCACGTTCAAGGACGAGCTGACCGAACGGCTGCTCGCCCGTCTGGAGGAGCGCTGGCCCGGCTTGCGGGAGACGGTCGCCTTCGCGGAACTGGCGACTCCGCTTTCGTTCGAGACTTATCAGCACAGCGTGCTGGGCTCCTTCTACGGGCTCGCGGCGACTCCCCAGCGGCTGCGGTCGGCGCGAGCGGGATGCCGGACACCGGTCAAAGGGCTGTTCGTGGCCGGGCAGGACGCCTGGGGGTCCGGAGTGGTGGGGGCGCTGGCGGGCGGGCTGATGGCGGCGAACGCGGTGCTGAAACCGCGGCAGTTGGGGACGATGTGGCAGGCCATCCGGTCCGGCGGGGTGGCCCGCGAGCCGGCCACGCCCTGGGAGGGTTATCTGCGCGTAGCCGGCATCGAGGTGCTCACCCCGACGGTCCGCAGGATCCGCTTCGAACCCCTGGTCGGCGACGCGATGCCGTTCTCGTTCGCCGCCGGACAGTACGTGAAGGTGGAGCTGCCGGTCGCCGTCGAGCCGATCGAACGCTCGTACTCGATATGCAGCAGTCCTGAGGAGAACGGGTCCGTCGAGATCGCTGTGAAGCACGAGCCGGACGGGTTGGGGTCGGGTTTTCTCCATGAGGAACTGGAGGCCGGGCTGGCGCTGCGGGTGAGCGGCCCGCACGGCGAGTTCACCTGGGAGCCGGGCGCCGAGGAGGGGACGCTACTGCTCATCGCCGGAGGCGTCGGGATTACCCCGCTGATGAGCATCCTGCTCGCGGCCGCCGATGCAGGTCACACGGGGCGGATCGTCCTGCTGGCGAGCTACCGGGCCGAGGAGGAAGTGCTGTTCGGGCCGGAGATCGCCGCGCTGCGGTCACGGCTGCCCGGGCTGGAGGTGTCGGTCCTCACCACCGACCGGACAGCGCGGATCGGTCTCGACGAACTGCTGCCCCATGCCGACCCCACGCCCCGCGTGCACCTGTGCGGACCGGCGCCCATGATGCAGGAGCTGATCGGCTCCCTGACGGAACTGGGGGTGCCGCGAGCCGCGATCCGCACCGAGGCGTTCGTGTCGGGCCGGAGCAAGGAGACCCGCAGGGAGAAGGCGCACGCCGTCGCCGTCGCCGCCGCGGCGGCCGGTGTCACCGAGTTCATGATCGGCGCGGTGGGAGGTGCCCCGGCGTTCGCCTGCCGTCCCGGGCAGTCGGTCCTCGACGCCGCCAACGCCGTCGGCGTCGCCCTGCCCCAGTCGTGCGGCGAAGGGGCTTGCGGCACCTGTCGGGTGCGGGTGGTCTCCGGTCCTTACGAGACCGACGACCGGGGGATGTTCTCCGCCGACGAGTTGGCGGCGGGCTGGCGGCTGGCCTGCCAGACACTGCCCACCGGGGACCTGGTGATCGGCCAGTAG
- a CDS encoding ATP-binding protein — MTCSDASLRLQVLGPLRVWRDGVELDAGPPQQAYLLAVLLARAGEPVSMSELVDLIWAEDVPASAVNILQKYVGALRRLLEPALPAREPGSYLRRRGGAYLFVADSGTLDVVRFRELVDAAESGVDEQPLDAALDGYLEAVELWHGSAGDGVAHGPAGMAIFAGLDDEFRHACMAAADLAITLGQPERVLPSLHMAARMAPLHETVQASLIAALAAAGRPAEALSVFRTVRARLAEELGIDPGPALVAAHLRVLERAPAEDLPRERPTAPTTRVWPADGLVGRVEELATVRHAVESALAGSTGLVVVEGEPGVGKTRLLEEAAAEADRRGALVVRGHCLPGDGTPSMWPWVQVVGALLDDMPAAAREDWHAGELGRLVTPNGSGRLTSVLPDSGVQFRFFEQAVALVRQVAAQRPVVLVVDDLQWADAASLDLLSHLMARLPDGTAVIGALRDRAPAPSSDVGRMLAAASRLPSHRRIPLGPLVPAEVAELVRRETGQDPGPGATRLIHTRTAGNPFFVRELSRFLAAGDVLTEAAGVRTAVPVTVRDVVRDRMTGLGEDARSLLQTAALIGRTVDLALLARTADLDHETCLDRLASCEGLGLLEPSPGDPYSFGFPHDLVRESVAESISPPRAARLHLLVADSLEHRAADTELVAERLAHHLWSAGPLADPARTATALVQAGRCAAAKLALEAAARQLHSAAQLARTAGLAELELAALSLFTAVDGMRAGYVGSAVDLLERAEHLARGLEREREAAAFLYSRWAAYAQGIQLDRAGRLARRLLEQGEESDDPVVRTYGWYAWGIHQWSVGNIGEAFRYLSRTDRTVLENLAHQEEDPLRRDLRLIAVGMVAMMTALHGDTDAALALLDTMEAAAGDDPYAITVSATYSARVAALIGDPARALRAAERGIAVDPAFSFGFLGGYQRLARCWARAVTGEDPADAAAEAQDLIARSLCDPPRSGLATWYGFLAEMWLAAGKLDEAAAALDQADSAIKTYGQRYAESLLLLLRARVLQARGEPVAACRAVAEQAHALSVEREAHLFARRAVELMAELADGTAR; from the coding sequence ATGACTTGCTCCGACGCGTCTCTGCGTCTTCAGGTTCTCGGTCCGCTCCGGGTCTGGCGCGACGGTGTCGAACTGGACGCCGGGCCTCCGCAGCAGGCGTATCTGCTCGCCGTGCTCCTCGCCCGCGCGGGCGAGCCGGTCAGCATGAGCGAGTTGGTCGACCTCATCTGGGCCGAGGACGTCCCCGCCTCGGCGGTCAACATCCTCCAGAAGTACGTCGGCGCCCTGCGGCGGCTGCTGGAGCCGGCGTTGCCCGCCCGGGAACCCGGATCGTACCTCCGGCGTCGCGGTGGCGCGTACCTGTTCGTGGCCGACTCCGGGACACTGGACGTCGTCAGGTTCCGTGAACTCGTCGACGCGGCCGAGAGCGGCGTCGACGAGCAGCCGCTCGACGCGGCCCTCGACGGGTACCTGGAGGCCGTGGAGCTCTGGCACGGCTCGGCCGGCGACGGAGTCGCCCACGGCCCGGCCGGGATGGCGATCTTCGCAGGGCTGGACGATGAGTTCCGCCACGCCTGCATGGCGGCGGCCGACCTGGCGATAACGCTCGGCCAGCCTGAACGTGTGCTCCCGTCCCTGCACATGGCCGCCCGGATGGCGCCGTTGCACGAGACGGTGCAGGCGAGTCTCATCGCTGCCCTGGCGGCCGCCGGCCGTCCGGCCGAAGCGCTGTCGGTGTTCCGGACCGTCCGCGCCCGGCTGGCCGAGGAACTCGGCATCGATCCCGGCCCGGCGCTGGTGGCCGCCCACCTGCGCGTGCTGGAACGGGCACCGGCCGAGGACCTGCCGCGTGAACGGCCGACGGCACCCACCACCCGGGTGTGGCCCGCCGACGGCCTGGTCGGCCGGGTAGAGGAACTGGCGACGGTGCGGCATGCGGTGGAGTCGGCACTCGCCGGCTCGACGGGGCTGGTGGTCGTCGAGGGAGAACCCGGAGTCGGCAAGACGCGCCTGCTGGAGGAAGCCGCAGCCGAGGCTGACCGGCGGGGCGCGCTCGTCGTCCGGGGCCATTGCCTGCCGGGGGACGGCACGCCGTCGATGTGGCCGTGGGTGCAGGTCGTCGGCGCGCTCCTGGACGACATGCCGGCCGCGGCGCGGGAGGACTGGCACGCCGGCGAACTCGGTCGTCTCGTGACACCGAACGGCAGCGGCCGCCTGACATCGGTGCTGCCGGACAGCGGCGTCCAGTTCCGCTTCTTCGAGCAGGCCGTCGCGCTCGTCCGGCAGGTGGCGGCCCAGCGCCCCGTGGTTCTCGTGGTGGATGACCTGCAGTGGGCCGACGCCGCCTCGCTGGACCTGCTCAGTCATCTGATGGCCCGGCTGCCGGACGGCACCGCCGTGATCGGGGCGCTCCGCGACCGCGCGCCCGCGCCGAGCTCGGATGTGGGGCGGATGCTCGCCGCGGCGAGCCGGCTGCCCAGTCACCGAAGAATCCCGCTCGGCCCGCTCGTCCCGGCCGAGGTGGCCGAACTCGTCCGCCGTGAGACCGGCCAGGACCCGGGCCCGGGAGCCACCCGCCTCATCCACACCCGCACCGCCGGCAACCCCTTCTTCGTCCGCGAGCTGTCCCGGTTCCTCGCCGCCGGCGATGTCCTGACGGAGGCCGCCGGGGTCCGGACCGCGGTCCCCGTCACCGTCCGGGACGTCGTCCGCGACCGGATGACCGGACTGGGCGAGGACGCCAGAAGCCTGTTGCAGACCGCCGCGCTGATCGGCCGTACCGTCGACCTCGCTCTCCTGGCCCGCACCGCGGACCTGGACCACGAGACGTGTCTGGACCGCCTCGCATCGTGCGAAGGGCTCGGCCTGCTCGAACCCTCACCCGGGGACCCCTACTCCTTCGGCTTCCCCCACGACCTGGTCCGCGAATCGGTGGCCGAGAGCATATCGCCGCCGCGCGCGGCCCGGCTGCATCTGCTGGTCGCAGACTCCCTGGAGCACCGGGCCGCGGACACCGAGCTGGTGGCCGAGCGCCTCGCCCATCACCTGTGGTCCGCCGGCCCGCTCGCGGATCCGGCCCGGACCGCGACCGCACTCGTCCAGGCCGGCCGCTGCGCGGCGGCCAAACTGGCTCTCGAGGCAGCCGCGCGCCAGCTCCACTCGGCCGCGCAACTGGCACGGACAGCGGGCCTGGCGGAGCTGGAGCTGGCCGCCCTGTCGCTGTTCACCGCGGTTGACGGCATGCGGGCGGGATACGTGGGGTCGGCGGTCGACCTGCTGGAGCGCGCCGAGCACCTTGCCCGTGGACTCGAGCGGGAACGGGAGGCAGCCGCCTTCCTGTACTCCCGCTGGGCCGCGTACGCCCAAGGCATACAACTGGACCGCGCCGGCCGACTGGCTCGGCGGCTGCTGGAGCAGGGCGAGGAATCCGACGACCCGGTCGTGCGCACCTATGGCTGGTACGCCTGGGGCATCCACCAGTGGAGTGTCGGCAACATCGGCGAGGCGTTCCGGTACCTGAGCCGGACCGACCGGACCGTGCTGGAGAACCTGGCACATCAGGAGGAGGACCCGCTCCGGCGCGATCTGCGGCTCATAGCGGTCGGAATGGTCGCGATGATGACCGCCCTGCACGGAGACACCGACGCAGCGCTGGCCCTCCTCGACACGATGGAGGCCGCCGCGGGCGACGATCCCTACGCGATCACGGTCTCGGCGACCTACTCCGCAAGGGTCGCCGCGTTGATCGGCGACCCGGCACGGGCGCTGCGGGCGGCCGAACGCGGGATAGCAGTGGACCCCGCGTTCTCGTTCGGCTTCCTGGGCGGCTACCAACGACTGGCCCGCTGCTGGGCGCGTGCCGTGACCGGCGAGGACCCGGCCGACGCCGCCGCGGAGGCGCAGGACCTGATCGCCCGGTCGCTCTGCGACCCGCCGCGCTCGGGCCTGGCCACCTGGTACGGATTCCTCGCCGAGATGTGGCTGGCTGCCGGAAAGCTAGACGAGGCCGCCGCCGCGCTCGACCAGGCGGATTCGGCCATCAAAACGT